The window GACCCCAGAGTCGACAGCAGCCGCGCAAGTGATCCACCGAGACCCCAGCGTGCCGCGAGCGCGTCCACAGCCGCCGGATCGCGCGGCGCGCGGGGCAGTGCCGTCCGCACGTCCGGCAGCGGTACGTCACCGGCCACCCGGACGACCTTCGGGGCGACGGAGACGTACGGCCGCGACTCGTCGAGGCGCTTGCGCTGCGACGGCGTGAGCTTCGACTTCGGGTCGTCCACCGCCGCCATGATCCCGGCCAGGTCCCCGAACTCGGCCAGCAGCTTGGCGGCCGTCTTCTCACCGATGCCCGGCACCCCCGGCAGGCCGTCGCTCGGGTCGCCGCGCAGCAGCGCCAGATCCACGTAACCCGCGCCGTCGACGCCGTACTTCTCACGCAGCCACGTCTCGTCCGTGAGCTGCAGCATGCCGACACCCTTGAGGGGGTACAGCACGCGCACCTCCCGCTTGTCGTCGACCAGTTGGTACAGGTCGCGGTCGCCCGTGACGATGTCGACCGGGCCCGTGGCACGGCCGGCGAACGTGCCGATCACGTCGTCCGCCTCGTACCCCTCGACGCCCACGCGCGCGATGCCCAGCGCGTCCAGGACCTCCTCGATGACCGGCACCTGCGGCGACAGGGTGTCCGGCACCTCCTCCTCGTCCGGCCCGACCTCGGTCTCCTCGGCCACACGATGCGCCTTGTACGAGGGAATCAGGTCGACCCGCCACTGCGGACGCCAGTCCGCGTCCATGCAGGCCACCAGATCGTCCGGCCGGTGGTCCTTCACGAGCCGGTCGATGAACTCGAGCAGGCCCCGCACGGCGTTCACCGGGGTGCCGTCCGGGGCCCGCACGGACTCCGGGACCCCGAAATAGGCCCGGAAGTACAGGGAGGCGGTGTCGAGGAGCATGGTTCGCCGGGGCTGCTGAGTCTGCTGCGTCACGCCCCGCATCATGCCGTACGCCACCGACAGTCACCGTCGGGCGCGGACAGTGGGCGAAAGAGGCTTCCACCACCGGCCTGGAGTAGACGTCCTGTGAACTGGGACACGGTCGGGTTTGCGCCAGGGAGTCGGGGGCAGGGGCGGACCCGGAGCGAACCCCGTCCCGTTTTCAACCACACCTGACATGTGCGCGAACCGGACGGGCGGGCGGAACCCGCGTCGCTCCACGGCCCGCCGGCGGGGGAGGCGGGCCGTCTTCGTTCGACCTGAGAGGTACTTGTGTCATCCAGGCTGCAGGCGGAACAGCTCTACAAGGTGTTCGGCAGACGACCCGGCGAGGCGGTCGAGCGACTGAGCGCAGGCGCCGACCGTGAGGAGCTGCGGGCCGAGGGCATCACCGCAGCGGTGATCGACGCCTCCTTCACGGTGGAACCGGGCGAGATCTTCGTCGTCATGGGCCTGTCCGGGTCCGGCAAGTCCACCCTGCTGCGCATGCTCAACGGACTCCTGGAGCCGACCGCGGGACGCGTGGTCTTCGACGGGCAGGACCTGACCGCGCTGAACGACCGCGAGATGCGCGAGGTCCGGTCGCGGAAGGTCAGCATGGTCTTCCAGCACTTCGCGCTCTTCCCGCACCGCAGCGTCCTGGAGAACGCGGCCTACGGTCTGGAGGTGCAGGGCGTACCGCGCGCCGAACGCCACGAGCGCGCCACCAAGGCCCTGGTGCTGGCCGGACTCGCGGGCTGGGAGAAGTCCTGGCCCGACGAACTGTCCGGCGGTATGCAGCAGCGTGTGGGCCTCGCCCGGGCGCTCGCCACCGACGCCGACCTGCTGCTGATGGACGAGTCGTTCA of the Streptomyces aurantiacus genome contains:
- a CDS encoding 5'-3' exonuclease, with the translated sequence MRGVTQQTQQPRRTMLLDTASLYFRAYFGVPESVRAPDGTPVNAVRGLLEFIDRLVKDHRPDDLVACMDADWRPQWRVDLIPSYKAHRVAEETEVGPDEEEVPDTLSPQVPVIEEVLDALGIARVGVEGYEADDVIGTFAGRATGPVDIVTGDRDLYQLVDDKREVRVLYPLKGVGMLQLTDETWLREKYGVDGAGYVDLALLRGDPSDGLPGVPGIGEKTAAKLLAEFGDLAGIMAAVDDPKSKLTPSQRKRLDESRPYVSVAPKVVRVAGDVPLPDVRTALPRAPRDPAAVDALAARWGLGGSLARLLSTLGS
- a CDS encoding quaternary amine ABC transporter ATP-binding protein, which encodes MSSRLQAEQLYKVFGRRPGEAVERLSAGADREELRAEGITAAVIDASFTVEPGEIFVVMGLSGSGKSTLLRMLNGLLEPTAGRVVFDGQDLTALNDREMREVRSRKVSMVFQHFALFPHRSVLENAAYGLEVQGVPRAERHERATKALVLAGLAGWEKSWPDELSGGMQQRVGLARALATDADLLLMDESFSALDPLIRRDMQDQLIELQKKLKKTIVFITHDLNEAMRLGDRIAVMRDGRIVQIGTAEDILVRPANDYVASFIQDVDRSRVLTASSVMDTELRGDEADCDCETARPDTSFGELCAISARLTHPVAVVDKTGELVGVVPRRRLVGFLGDEQGEPAPCDSPRGKTLGAVKTDA